In Juglans regia cultivar Chandler chromosome 5, Walnut 2.0, whole genome shotgun sequence, the following are encoded in one genomic region:
- the LOC108983918 gene encoding protein NUCLEAR FUSION DEFECTIVE 4-like has product MSSRTLQWLSLVGIIWLQSINGTNSNFPAYSSQLKNLLSISQVQLNNLAFASDAGKLLGWLSGIAVVYLPLWLVLIIGSSLGLLGYGLQYLFLSNQISLSYGHIFVLTVVAGNSICWINTVCYVVAIRNFPSDHQVAVGLTTSYLGLSAKIYTDTVNAAFSYSPVERAKAYLLLSSILPVIVSVIAAPLAREVEVGRPRNMGVGFIAMFVITMATGVYSVISSLASISGKLSPLGHAIGTGVFLLAPLAIPVAEKIIEIVRKCNVNIEKKVYHFTIEDNIEGAERMEIEVKDKRGEVAGEGAETMEISGVKESGDQGGDVHVIEEIGVKVLLKRLEFWLYFFVYFFGATLGLVFLNNLGQIAESRGYSGTSSLVSLSSSFGFFGRLMPSLVDYYFSRTKRTISRPASIAALMAPTAGAFFLLVSKTNLSLQVSTAIIGVCCGAITSVAVSTTTELFGTKNFSVNHNVVVVNIPIGSFLFGYLAAILYSKEGKGDNGKCMGVECYRNTFIIWGSLCFLGTFLALILYARTRKLYLQNLKVLNVNFA; this is encoded by the exons ATGTCTTCGAGAACTCTCCAATGGCTAAGCCTTGTGGGCATTATATGGCTTCAGTCCATAAATGGGACAAACTCAAACTTTCCAGCTTATTCATCTCAGCTCAAGAACCTTCTTTCCATTTCCCAAGTGCAACTCAACAACCTTGCCTTTGCCTCAGATGCAGGAAAACTCTTAGGTTGGCTTTCTGGCATAGCAGTTGTTTACCTTCCACTTTGGCTGGTTCTCATCATTGGTTCTTCCCTAGGGTTGCTTGGTTATGGTTTGCAatatcttttcctttcaaaccaGATTTCTCTGTCATACGGGCATATTTTCGTGCTCACTGTTGTGGCAGGAAATAGTATTTGCTGGATCAACACCGTTTGCTACGTTGTTGCCATACGAAATTTCCCATCTGATCACCAGGTTGCGGTCGGATTAACAACTAGCTACCTAGGACTAAGTGCAAAGATTTACACAGATACTGTAAATGCTGCCTTTTCTTATTCACCAGTTGAGAGAGCTAAAGCCTATCTCCTTCTCAGCTCTATCCTACCCGTTATAGTTAGTGTTATAGCTGCACCACTGGCCAGAGAAGTTGAAGTTGGAAGGCCAAGAAACATGGGAGTTGGGTTCATAGCCATGTTTGTGATAACAATGGCAACTGGGGTCTATTCTGTGATCAGCAGTTTGGCGTCGATATCAGGTAAACTATCTCCATTGGGTCATGCAATTGGTACCGGTGTGTTCTTATTGGCCCCTCTAGCAATTCCAGTTGCAGAGAAAATTATAGAAATAGTCAGAAAATGCAAtgtaaatatagaaaaaaaagtgTATCATTTTACTATAGAAGATAACATTGAAGGTGCGGAAAGAATGGAGATTGAAGTCAAAGATAAGAGAGGGGAAGTAGCCGGTGAAGGTGCAGAAACAATGGAGATCAGTGGGGTAAAAGAGAGTGGAGATCAAGGCGGTGATGTTCATGTTATAGAGGAGATTGGAGTGAAGGTGTTGCTGAAGAGATTGGAGTTCTGGTTATATTTTTTCGTTTACTTTTTTGGTGCAACACTTGGTTTGGTGTTTTTGAACAACTTGGGACAAATAGCCGAGTCTCGTGGGTACTCAGGAACGTCTTCTTTGGTCTCTCTGTCTTCTTCTTTTGGGTTCTTTGGCCGTCTCATGCCGTCCCTTGTGGACTATTACTTCTCAAG GACCAAGCGTACGATATCAAGACCCGCTTCAATTGCAGCATTAATGGCTCCAACAGCCGGAGCTTTCTTCTTACTTGTCAGCAAGACCAACCTCTCTCTCCAGGTCAGCACTGCCATTATAGGAGTGTGTTGTGGAGCAATCACTTCGGTCGCCGTATCCACAACCACCGAGTTGTTTGGGACAAAAAATTTCTCAGTGAATCATAACGTGGTGGTTGTAAATATCCCAATAGGATCCTTTCTGTTTGGTTACTTGGCAGCCATTCTTTACAGCAAGGAAGGAAAAGGAGATAATGGGAAATGCATGGGAGTGGAATGCTACAGAAACACTTTCATCATCTGGGGTTCCCTTTGTTTTCTTGGAACTTTTCTGGCTTTAATTCTATACGCTCGAACTAGAAAGTTGTATTTGCAAAACTTAAAAGTTTTGAATGTCAATTTTGCATGA
- the LOC108983920 gene encoding protein NUCLEAR FUSION DEFECTIVE 4-like — MAVYGGRMGNGLYVKMEVGVELGGLGGSCGWLQRYRAVFQSHKSFGFAISADTEPEFYHQVAKHSHFRDDIATEIAALELNNTWIVVNLPPGKQSIGCKWVYKIKYRSDGSVERYKASLVVKGPDLIIDCLLVYVNDILIALLVYVDDILIASSDLEVVNSLKSLLDAKLKLKDLGSLKYFLGLEVAKSPSGISLCQRKYALEILQDVGFLACKPVSFFIEQNLMLSKDDGDLLPDPTVFRSQAALHVAVNPVFHERTKHIELDCHFIRDKMQAGVIKRFHLSSQHQLEDVLTKPLLVMSSRTLQWLSLVGIIWLQSINGTNSNFPAYSSQIKNLLSISQVQLNNLAFASDAGKLLGWLSGIAVVYLPLWLVLIIGSSLGLLGYGLQYLFLSNQISLSYGHIFVLTVVAGNSICWINTVCYVVAIRNFTSDHQIAIGLTTSYLGLSAKIYTDTVNAAFSYSPIERAKAYLLLSSILPVIVSVIAAPLAREVEVGRPRNMAVAFIAMFVITMATGVYSVISSLKSISGKLSPLGHAIGTGAFLLAPLAIPVAEKIIEVVRKCNVNIEKKMYHFTREDNIEGAERMEIEVQDKRGEVAGEVHQESEGAETMEISGVKESGDQGGDVRVKEEIGVKVMLKRLEFWLYFFVYFFGATLGLVFLNNLGQIAESRGYSGTSSLVSLSSSFGFFGRLMPSLVDYYFSRTKRTISKPASIVALMAPTAGAFFLLVSKTNLSLQVSTAIIGVCCGAITSVTVSTTTELFGTKQFSVNHNVVVVNIPIGSFLFGYLAAILCSKEGKGDNGKCMGVECYRNTFIIWGSLCFLGTFLALILYARTRKLYLQNVPAVLNVNVA; from the exons ATGGCTGTTTACGGTGGAAGGATGGGCAACGGTTTATACGTGAAGATGGAGGTTGGCGTCGAACTAGGAGGGCTGGGTGGTTCTTGCGGCTGGTTGCAGCGATATAGGGCAGTTTTCCAAAG TCATAAATCATTTGGTTTTGCTATTTCTGCTGATACTGAACCTGAATTCTATCATCAAGTAGCCAAACACTCTCATTTTAGAGATGATATTGCTACTGAGATTGCTGCTTTAGAACTTAATAATACTTGGATTGTTGTCAATCTACCTCCTGGTAAACAATCCATAGGCTGTAAATGGGTTTATAAGATCAAGTATCGTTCTGATGGTTCTGTGGAGAGGTACAAAGCAAGCCTTGTGGTAAAAGG TCCAGATCTGATTATTGATTGTTTACTAGTTTATGTTAATGATATTTTGATAGCTTTActagtctatgttgatgatattttgatagCTAGTAGTGATTTGGAAGTTGTAAATTCTTTGAAATCCTTACTTGATGCTAAATTAAAGCTCAAGGATCTTGGTTCCCTAAAGTATTTTCTTGGTTTAGAGGTGGCCAAATCACCCAGTGGCATTTCACTGTGTCAGCGAAAATATGCTCTAGAAATTTTACAAGATGTTGGTTTTTTAGCATGTAAACCAGTATCGTTCTTTATTGAGCAAAATTTGATGCTTAGTAAAGATGATGGTGACTTGTTGCCAGACCCTACAGTGTTTCGGAG TCAAGCTGCTTTACACGTCGCTGTCAATCCAGTCTTCCATGAACGGACTAAGCACATAGAGTTAGACTGTCATTTCATACGGGACAAAATGCAAGCTGGAGTCATCAAAAGATTTCATCTTTCTTCCCAGCATCAACTTGAAGATGTTCTTACCAAGCCCCTA CTTGTCATGTCTTCGAGAACTCTCCAATGGCTAAGCCTTGTGGGCATTATATGGCTTCAGTCCATAAATGGGACAAACTCAAACTTTCCAGCTTATTCATCTCAAATCAAGAACCTTCTTTCCATTTCCCAAGTGCAACTCAACAACCTTGCCTTTGCCTCAGATGCAGGAAAACTCTTAGGTTGGCTTTCTGGCATAGCAGTTGTTTACCTACCACTTTGGCTGGTTCTCATCATTGGTTCTTCCCTAGGGTTGCTTGGTTATGGTTTGCAatatcttttcctttcaaaccaGATTTCTCTGTCATACGGGCATATTTTCGTGCTCACTGTTGTGGCAGGAAATAGTATTTGCTGGATCAACACCGTTTGCTACGTTGTTGCCATACGAAATTTCACATCTGATCACCAGATTGCGATCGGATTAACAACTAGCTACCTAGGGCTAAGTGCAAAAATTTACACAGATACTGTAAATGCTGCCTTTTCTTATTCACCAATTGAGAGAGCTAAAGCCTATCTCCTTCTCAGCTCTATCCTACCCGTTATAGTTAGTGTTATAGCTGCACCACTGGCCAGAGAAGTTGAAGTTGGAAGGCCAAGAAACATGGCAGTTGCGTTCATAGCCATGTTTGTGATAACAATGGCAACTGGGGTCTATTCTGTGATCAGCAGTTTGAAGTCGATATCAGGTAAATTATCGCCATTGGGTCATGCAATTGGTACCGGTGCGTTCTTATTGGCCCCTCTAGCAATTCCAGTTGCAGAGAAAATTATAGAAGTAGTCAGAAAATGCAatgtaaatattgaaaaaaaaatgtatcattTTACTAGAGAAGATAACATTGAAGGTGCGGAAAGAATGGAGATTGAAGTACAAGATAAGAGAGGGGAAGTAGCCGGTGAAGTTCATCAAGAGAGTGAAGGTGCAGAAACAATGGAGATCAGTGGGGTAAAAGAGAGTGGAGATCAAGGCGGTGATGTTCGTGTTAAAGAGGAGATTGGAGTGAAGGTGATGCTGAAGAGATTGGAGTTCTGGTTATATTTTTTCGTCTACTTTTTTGGTGCAACACTTGGTTTGGTGTTTTTGAACAACTTGGGACAAATAGCCGAGTCTCGTGGGTACTCAGGGACGTCTTCTTTGGtctctttgtcttcttcttttggGTTCTTTGGCCGTCTCATGCCGTCCCTTGTGGACTATTACTTCTCAAG GACCAAGCGTACGATATCAAAACCAGCTTCAATTGTAGCATTAATGGCTCCAACAGCTGGAGCTTTCTTCTTGCTTGTCAGCAAGACCAACCTCTCTCTCCAGGTCAGCACTGCCATTATAGGAGTGTGTTGTGGAGCAATCACTTCGGTCACCGTATCCACAACCACCGAGTTGTTTGGGACAAAACAATTCTCAGTGAATCATAACGTGGTGGTTGTAAATATCCCAATAGGATCCTTTCTGTTTGGTTACTTGGCAGCCATTCTTTGCAGCAAGGAAGGAAAAGGAGATAATGGGAAATGCATGGGAGTGGAATGCTACAGAAACACTTTCATCATCTGGGGTTCCCTTTGTTTTCTTGGAACTTTTCTTGCTTTAATTCTATACGCTCGAACTAGAAAGTTGTATTTGCAAAACGTACCAGCTGTTTTGAATGTCAATGTTGCATGA